One window of Plasmodium relictum strain SGS1 genome assembly, chromosome: 14 genomic DNA carries:
- a CDS encoding RNA-binding protein, putative — MTDSSEVIFIGGIDETIDEKSLYDIFSSFGDIRNIEIPINLMTKKNRGFAFIEYIEKDDAKHALYNMNNFEINGKKIYVNYSKTRKMDQYKPVWIDDLYNQEQMKLLEENSKEENVNKDNSVD, encoded by the exons ATGACTGATAGTTCTGAAGTAATATTTATTGGAGGAATTGATGAGACAATAGATGAAAAGAGTTTATATGATATTTTTTCGTCCTTTGGTGATATAAGGAATATTGAAATACCAATCAATTTGATGACAA aaaaaaatagggGTTTCGCATTTATagaatatatagaaaaagatGATGCTAAACACGCCTtatataatatgaataattttgaaataaatggaaagaaaatttatgtaaattattCCAAAACTAGAAAAATGGATCAGTATAAACCAg tgtgGATAGATGATTTGTATAATCAAGAACAAATGAAATTATTGGAAGAAAACTCAAag gaggaaaatgtaaataaagaCAATTCAgttgattaa
- the DHHC8 gene encoding palmitoyltransferase, putative — MVETKGAKAPFLLPLYKVYESNNIFFCYGNIITGPNIFFLIFTYLIIIITILPIYLIIYSQIESSILCFFSIFILTIFFILVLYFLTITAFCDPGIIPKKNYVDLSIPKGRTAFTTTNINGTIIKQYWCVHCNHFKEPRCKHCYICNNCVTKFDHHCVWIGNCVGNRNYRRFVFFILNLSILSTIICFIFIGFFIRLCIKEYDSINFESMYYITKEHLHIALYIIYTLPASILLINLFCYHLKMILCNKTTYEDIQGLYSNNNPFDEGKVKKNVYLPNISIWQVNWKEIVKVSV; from the exons ATGGTTGAAACAAAAGGTGCGAAGGCTCCCTTCCTTTTACCATTATATaaag tttatgAAAGcaacaatatatttttttgttacgGGAACATCATAACAGGGCCtaacatattttttcttatttttacatatttaattataattattactattttacCTATCTATTTAATTAT ATATTCTCAAATAGAAAGTtctattttatgttttttttctatttttatattaacaatcttctttattttagttttatactttttaacAATAACAGCATTTTGTGATCCTggaat aattccaaaaaaaaattatgttgaTTTGTCAATACCCAAAGGAAGAa ctGCTTTTACTACTACTAATATAAACGGTACGATTATAAAGCAGTATTGGTGTG TTCATTGTAATCATTTTAAAGAACCAAGATGTAAACATTgttatatatgtaataacTGTGTTACTAAATTTGATCACCATTGTGTATg gATAGGGAATTGTGTAGGCAATAGAAATTATAGAAgatttgtttttttcattttaaatttatctaTTCTTTCTACaataatttgttttatttttattgggTTCTTTATt CGTCTTTGCATAAAGGAATACGATTCAATAAATTTCGAATCTATGTATTATATAACAAAGGAACATTTacatat tgcattatatattatatacacATTACCTGCAtccattttattaattaactTATTTTGTTATCATTTGAAAATGATACTATGCAATAAAACTACATATGAAGATATTCAAGGTTtatattcaaataataatcCTTTTGATGAAggtaaagtaaaaaaaaatgtatatttaccaaatatatctatttg gCAAGTAAATTGGAAAGAAATCGTAAAAGTATCGGTGTAA
- the PDEbeta gene encoding 3',5'-cyclic nucleotide phosphodiesterase, putative — MDSVGKLEKNNKNINFNYEKNEDKLNLHNFDDERNANTNIMNNKNIVSKKSFLLNILTSKENIKNEHNVNNLKYIKEKKSKLKDLGVNKKNDKEKIKKKNSNLKNLNYTNEMNNKVLKIKTRKMDQIDNICKKDYLSITRGNPNKKNYLSIDNSSINYSTSNLNTDCNSDFSNIEVKISRNGEGNGNELSEENFENIEKEIKNQKENEENKILCSLKEEKLHEINIKDVEKNFQKAMDKNKEKKECVFSKSRSSIEFKANNENNEQNNMKINGNEENVFSLCNIKCDDSYYDDTARSNKLKNTKSASNILYSSSKSYGNMKLSSSNIKIKNEKNLETKKRIKITFKNFFYEIWKRNITIKKEINLFNNRNNSCKANIGNANLNHSNERELMTQIPLKFKDKTVETLYVLNLNNWISSRIIIIGFIMLILCFFLWPLSIWSFRTANAWGKYSYIVILFHFLMILNIIILTFFIIIGLTKLSKYSEVMSYVLFGVMVFIWGLWNIASSATMNNDLSLKLIPALSSAFETVYTLTYIYGILPLVIMDVFFPSRTKYNWSIHLIFISLNSASIIIVGMTNPGFVPGVYVVFRIIAYTTLCMFLYIGCYISELQTRYVFYNLLITGYKLDKIESDLHKYNNDNKISTAIEDLVLMIKECTKVILEVENDIDIKLSAHSKMCYCSNILQQCLSTLTKSDNLYNIDYDVFDNFENKKFIEAYVSKSKSSFFCDDEKSVDFKINKSFSNNDCICAHKVDLDKKGIKKFLKEIDTFHIRQMIQIIDNKTLSQWDFNILDYFDKSKYPFFDINLSLIYTIAHSIPINLIINFLSFTEKQYNSVPYHNTMHASMVTQKFFCLSKKLGIYEHMEYKIKLVMFISGICHDIGHPGYNNLFFVNSLHPLSIIYNDISVLENYHASITFKILQLNQCNILKSFSEKDFRLIRSYIIELILSTDMKHHFEIISKFRVRRENEDFDYIKNNDDLLVVIKMIIKSADISHGSVKWDEHYKWCQRVLCEFYSQGDEELKNKMPVSPLCDRTKHNEVCKSQITFLKFVVMPLFEELTYIDNNKFIKNFCLKRLNSNCLMWDKLMKEEKEIEVYDPKCLKKRDKNKKKLDKKKKSYIDLTLFFIKNISD, encoded by the exons ATGGATAGTGTAggaaaattagaaaaaaataataaaaatattaatttcaaCTATGagaaaaatgaagataaattaaatttacaCAACTTTGATGATGAAAGAAATGCAAATACtaatataatgaataataaaaatatagtaagTAAAAAGAGTTTTTTACTAAATATATTAACTTCTAAagaaaatatcaaaaatgagcataatgtaaataatttaaagtatattaaagaaaaaaaaagtaaattaaaaGACTTAggagtaaataaaaaaaatgataaagaaaaaataaaaaaaaaaaatagcaatttaaagaatttaaattatacaaatgaaatgaataacaaggttttaaaaataaagacgAGAAAAATGGATCAAATAgataatatatgtaaaaaagaTTATTTATCAATAACTAGAGGCAAtccaaataaaaaaaattatttaagcATTGATAATAGTTCAATTAATTACTCTACAAGCAATTTAAATACAGATTGTAATTCTGATTTTTCAAATATTGAAGTTAAAATATCAAGAAATGGAGAAGGGAATGGTAATGAATTATCAgaagaaaattttgaaaatattgaaaaagaaataaaaaatcaaaaagaaaatgaagaaaataaaattttatgtagTTTAAAGGAAGAGAAACTAcatgaaataaatattaaagacgtagaaaaaaattttcaaaaggcaatggataaaaataaagaaaaaaaagaatgtgTCTTTTCAAAATCAAGAAGTTCAATTGAATTTAAAGCAAACAATGAAAACAATGAgcaaaataatatgaaaattaaTGGAAACGAAGAAAATGTATTTTCGTTGTGCAATATAAAATGTGACGATTCTTATTATGATGATACGGCGAGAtcgaataaattaaaaaacacAAAAAGTGCAAGCAACATTTTATATTCATCAAGTAAATCATATGGAAATATGAAATTATCAAgtagtaatataaaaataaaaaatgaaaaaaatttggaaacaaaaaaaagaataaaaattacattcaaaaattttttttatgaaatatggAAAAGGaatataacaataaaaaaagaaataaatttatttaataatagaaataattcATGTAAAGCTAATATTGGAAATGCTAACTTAAATCATTCTAATGAAAGGGAGTTAATGACACAGATACCTTTAAAATTTAAGGATAAAACGGTTGAAACATTATATGttcttaatttaaataattggATATCATCAAGAATCATAATAATAGGATTTATTATGCTAAttctttgtttttttctttggcCCTTATCCATTTGGTCATTTAGAACTGCAAACGCATGGGGAAAATACAGTTATATTgtaatattatttcattttttaatgattttaaatattataatattaacattttttataattattggATTAACTAAATTAAGTAAATATTCTGAAGTTATGTCATATGTTTTGTTTGGTGTTATGGTTTTTATATGGGGACTATGGAATATAGCAAGTAGTGCAACTATGAATAATGATTTATCTTTAAAACTAATACCTGCTTTATCATCAGCTTTTGAAACTGTTTATACTTTAACTTATATTTATGGTATTCTACCACTTGTAATAATGGATGTATTCTTTCCATCAAG AACGAAATATAATTGGTCTATCCATCTAATCTTTATATCTTTAAATTCAGCTAGCATAATTATAGTTGGAATGACGAATCCTGGATTTGTTCCTGGAGTATAcgt agTTTTTCGAATTATTGCATATACAACTTTATGTATGTTCCTATATATAGGGTGTTACATCTCGGAGCTGCAAACCCGTTAcgttttttataatttattg ATAACTGGATAtaaattagataaaataGAATCTGACTtgcataaatataataatgataataaaatttctacTGCAATTGAAGATTTGGTTCTTATGATAAAAGAG tgtaCTAAAGTTATTTTAGAGGTAGAAAATGATATTGATATAAAGTTAAGTGCTCATAGTAAAATGTGTTATTGTTCTAACATACTACAACAATGTTTATCAACTTTAACAAAAAGTGATAATCTTTATAATATTGATTATGATGTTTTCGACAATTttgaa aataaaaaatttatagaaGCATATGTAAGTAAGAGTAAAAGCAGTTTTTTTTGCGATGATGAAAAAAGCGttgattttaaaataaataaatcttTTTCCAATAATGATTGTATTTGTGCTCATAAAGTagatttagataaaaaaggaattaaaaaatttttaaaagaaattgaCACTTTTCATATTAGACAAATGATTCAAATAATTGACAACAAAACGTTGTCTCAATGGGATTTCAATATTTTAGATTATTTTGATAAGTCAAAGTATCCATTCTTTGATATTAACCTTTCTTTAATTTATACAATTGCTCATAGCATACCAATAAATTTAatcataaattttctttcatttaCCGAAAAACAATACAATAGTGTTCCATACCACAATACAATGCATGCTTCTAtg gTAACGCAAAAATTTTTCTGCTTAAGTAAAAAGTTAGGTATATATGAACATATGgaatacaaaataaaattagttatGTTTATATCAGGAATATGTCATGATATTGGTCATCCTggttataataatttattctttGTTAATAGTTTACATCCTTTAAGTATCATTTATAATGATATTAGCGTCTTAGAAAATTATCATGCATCAataacttttaaaattttgcAATTAAATCAATGTAACATTTTAAAATCCTTTTCAGAAAAA gATTTTAGATTAATACGTTCATATATTattgaattaattttaaGCACCGATATGAAGCAtcattttgaaataatttcaaaatttaGAGTAAGAAGAGAGAATGAAGATtttgattatataaaaaataatgatgatcTATTAgtagtaataaaaatgattataaaaaGTGCTGATATATCTCATGGTTCAGTTAAATGGGATGAACACTATAAATGGTGTCAGAGGGTATTATGTGAATTTTACTCTCAAGGAgatgaagaattaaaaaacaaaatgcCTGTATCTCCCTTATGTGATAGAACAAAACACAATGAAGTTTGCAAATCTCAAATTACATTTTTGAAATTTGTTGTTATGCCATTGTTTGAAGAATTAACATATATAGATAACAACAAATTCATAAA aaATTTCTGTCTAAAAAGATTAAATAGTAATTGCTTAATGTGGGATAAACTAatgaaagaagaaaaagaaatcgAGGTTTATGATCCAAAATGTTTAAAGAAAAGagacaaaaataaaaaaaaattggataaaaaaaagaaaagttatATTGATTTAAcactattttttataaagaatatCTCTGATTAG
- the PDEgamma gene encoding phosphodiesterase gamma, putative has translation MLDDNKEKYDKSDSVKNVFSLFSLTSNIEEKVIKFWPLKFLDNEDELLYTIKICDNIYKKRFFILISHVSSLLFMYSICLIVGRINDLFSVLRLTFMFLHIFVVLNIILILILHYTNYIQKFKSIRGKIFVIFCICVLLLWCSWLFILFSNVKDHLPVVVNVNNFLYATYTHNKINIVLCFFAYIPIIYLITVIPCRICYSYIFDVLFFIMKIVIYSLFYIVTVKNYILIDNIFMIASSFVGSIFIFMIRYIIEIQRRLSFHNWNKQIKQIIKLKINLKEEKERLSLTNIEEIYNIINNCIGNFDNIKLNPMEKKFCIVNNLKKILNILKEDNLFSPDRKLINKKNYNHIYDYLMGIKKNKDTSENREEFKEESGTESLMESVSDEKSKLKLDLKSKSFSKNDEIKSFTSDFQINIYSENLDMNTWNSMFLNQKIVNKDIFIQIGNHLLHKYYTSNQNIPNEVLCSLLHEMKNGYNDVPYHNCIHAAMVTQHCNILVNNLETANILQDNEMAAFFIASLGHDIGHFGRTNIFLKNCSNFLSIIYNDKSILENYHCSYLFHILLKEENNIFKNESSKTLLTLRQQIIELILATDMSKHIKILAQFRIKSIKIKSYIEKNIILCLKMIIKAADLSHNCVDWSEHYLWVKRLVNEFYHEGDEELGKGHEIHPLFDRRSHNNFIQIQRTFLKELVYPLVILLKTLDKSTITQYMLEKVKRNYSKWTKIEKNTTKKKKYLNELLSNIPESWKNYYQPNLDIYHIKIYK, from the exons atgttagatgataataaagaaaaatatgataagAGCGATTCAGTAAAAAATGTCTTTTCACTTTTTTCTCTTACTAGTAATATAGAAGAAAAGGTTATCAAATTTTGGCCCTTAAAATTCTTGGATAATGAAGACgaattattatatacaattaaaatatgtgataatatttataaaaaaagattttttattttgatttcTCATGTGAGTTCTCTCTTATTTATGTATTCAATTTGTTTAATTGTTGGAAGAATTAATG atttatTTTCCGTATTAAGATTGACATTTAtgtttttacatatatttgtCGTACTTAACATTATATTAATTCTAATTTTACATTATACaaattatatacaaaaatttaaaagtataAGAGGAAAAATTTTTGTGATTTTCTGTATTTGT GTGCTTTTACTATGGTGCTCAtggttatttatattatttagtaATGTTAAGGATCATTTGCCTGTTGTTGTGaatgtaaataattttttatatgcaaCATATActcataataaaataaatattgttTTATGCTTTTTTGCATATATCCCAATTATCTATTTAATTACAGTAATACCATGCAG aaTATGCTACTCCTATATCTTCGATGTACtgttttttataatgaaaatagttATTTACTCCCTTTTCTATATTGTAAcagtaaaaaattatattctaATAGACaa cATTTTTATGATAGCATCATCGTTTGTAGGaagcatttttatattcatgaTAAGGTATATCATTGAAATTCAAAGAAGATTATCATTTCATAACTGGAACAAacaaataaaacaaattataaaattaaaaataaacttaaaagaagaaaaagaaagattATCGTTAACAAATATTGAAGAAAtctataatataattaataat TGTATAGGCAattttgataatataaaactAAATCCtatggaaaaaaaattctgcattgtgaataatttaaaaaaaattttaaatattttaaaagaagataatttattttcacctgatagaaaattaataaataaaaaa aactATAATCATATATATGATTATCTAATgggtataaaaaaaaataaagatacaTCAGAAAATAGAGAAGAATTTAAAGAAGAATCAGGAACAGAATCATTGATGGAATCTGTATCAGATGaaaaatcaaaattaaaattagatTTAAAATCTAAATCGTTTtcaaaaaatgatgaaataaaaagttttacAAGTGACTTTCAGATAAACATa tattctGAAAATTTAGACATGAACACATGGAATAGTATGtttttaaatcaaaaaatagTTAATAAGGATATATTCATTCAAATAGGAAACCATTTGTTgcataaatattatacttCTAATCAAAATATACCAAATGAAGTATTATGTTCATTGCTTCATGAAATGAAAAATGGATATAACGATGTTCCTTATCATAATTGTATTCATGCAGCAATG GTAACACAACATTGTAACATTTTAGTTAACAATTTAGAAACAGCAAATATATTACAAGATAATGAGATGGCTGCCTTTTTTATTGCGTCTTTAGGCCATGATATAGGTCATTTTGGGAgaacaaatatttttcttaagaATTGTTCTAACTTTTTAAGCATAATTTATAATGATAAATCTATTTTAGAGAATTATCACTgttcttatttatttcatatattactaaaagaagaaaataatatttttaaaaatgagaGTTCGAAAACTTTATTAACTCTCAGGCAACAAATAATAGAATTAATATTAGCAACTGATATGAGTaagcatataaaaatattagctCAATTTCGAATTAAATCAATTAAAATAAAGTcttatattgaaaaaaatattatcttatgtttaaaaatgataataaaggCTGCTGATTTATCTCATAATTGTGTTGACTGGAGTGAACATTATTTATGGGTAAAACGATTAGTAAATGAATTTTATCATGAAGGTGATGAAGAGTTAGGAAAAGGCCATGAAATTCATCCTTTATTTGATAGAAGATctcataataattttatacaaATACAAAgaacatttttaaaagaattagtCTATCCTTTAGTAATTTTACTTAAAACATTAGACAAAAGTACTATTACACAATATATGttagaaaaagtaaaaagaaattattctAAATGGAcgaaaatagaaaaaaacactactaaaaaaaaaaaatatttgaatgAATTATTAAGTAATATTCCTGAATCATGGAAAAACTATTATCAACCTAATTTGGATATTTAtcacataaa